From one Bifidobacterium sp. WK012_4_13 genomic stretch:
- a CDS encoding co-chaperone YbbN, whose protein sequence is MADSNKQFQPGVSLAGAVDLEALAHQVKAKPGEQGGAPSAGGYVIDVTTSSFQAVMQTSGTFPILMLLWVPSDSRLFPMVKTLSDAVNGQGGKVQLARVDISTQTQIAQAFRVQEAPALFALVGGRPMPIMQGMPSDEELGQVTEELIPQVIQLAQQSGITGTAPYQGDDEDAANQNSEGSDSEEHAIPPEHEHAYALAQQGDYSGAAEEYGKVLQSDPSDKVAQRERAKSLLLARSGNADVNDVRRTAADTPDDLAAQLAVADIDMIGGQIQDAFERLLDFLQAHRADSQEIRERLLEYFAIPDPSDPRLAHARRRLATLIY, encoded by the coding sequence ATGGCCGATAGCAACAAGCAGTTCCAACCTGGAGTTTCGTTGGCGGGGGCGGTCGATCTGGAGGCTTTGGCCCACCAGGTCAAGGCCAAGCCAGGAGAGCAGGGAGGTGCGCCCTCTGCGGGTGGATATGTCATCGATGTGACGACTTCGAGTTTTCAGGCGGTTATGCAGACATCGGGAACCTTCCCGATTCTCATGCTGCTCTGGGTCCCCTCGGACAGCCGCCTGTTCCCGATGGTCAAGACGCTTTCCGATGCCGTGAATGGGCAGGGGGGCAAGGTGCAGCTCGCCAGGGTCGATATCTCGACGCAGACTCAGATCGCACAGGCGTTCCGCGTTCAGGAGGCGCCTGCCCTCTTTGCGCTGGTCGGTGGAAGACCGATGCCCATCATGCAGGGAATGCCTTCGGATGAAGAGCTTGGCCAGGTCACCGAGGAATTGATTCCTCAGGTGATTCAGCTCGCTCAGCAGTCGGGAATCACGGGGACGGCACCATATCAAGGAGACGACGAGGACGCCGCCAATCAGAATAGTGAAGGATCCGATTCCGAGGAGCATGCCATTCCACCCGAGCATGAGCACGCATATGCCCTGGCACAGCAGGGAGATTACTCGGGCGCTGCGGAAGAATACGGGAAGGTCCTGCAGTCAGATCCCTCCGACAAAGTCGCACAACGAGAACGCGCCAAGTCGCTGCTCCTTGCACGCTCCGGCAATGCCGACGTCAACGATGTCCGCAGGACTGCCGCCGACACCCCGGATGATCTGGCTGCTCAGCTTGCGGTCGCCGACATTGACATGATAGGCGGCCAGATACAGGATGCCTTCGAGCGACTTCTGGACTTTCTGCAGGCGCATCGTGCCGATTCGCAGGAGATACGTGAGCGATTGCTTGAATACTTCGCGATTCCCGATCCCTCGGATCCCAGATTGGCCCATGCACGTCGCCGTCTTGCCACATTGATCTACTGA
- a CDS encoding FKBP-type peptidyl-prolyl cis-trans isomerase, protein MHQHIKITPLLRLFATVCSLTLAVSLAACGSSSSSSPESSSSSSASPTTTSTATGSTSTAKLTGVTAKGTLGKKPTISFKTPLKATDGASAILQEGNGATIKKGDRVCYQGIALSAETGKQVQSTWEANTPQCDVVVNSASLGSTRYDLFAGQKINTTIAIASTDTSQTTSSSGSYIMALTFVSRSKAITRAEGTKVTDIPSNLPKVTLASNGKPSIDLNGYKPGKSLVVQTLIKGNGAKVKSTNTISANYTGWLASNAKQFDSSWDNGTASDFSLSEVVTGWKKGLAGQTVGSQVLLIVPPDEGYGSTAQGSIPANSTLIFVVDILAAY, encoded by the coding sequence ATGCATCAACATATCAAGATCACTCCTCTGCTGAGACTGTTCGCGACGGTCTGCTCGCTCACACTCGCCGTTTCGCTCGCCGCGTGCGGCAGCAGCTCCAGCTCCTCCCCCGAATCCTCCTCCAGCTCAAGCGCCTCACCGACCACCACCAGCACGGCCACGGGCAGCACGTCCACGGCAAAGTTGACGGGAGTGACCGCAAAGGGCACTCTTGGCAAGAAGCCGACCATCTCCTTCAAGACTCCCCTGAAGGCAACCGACGGAGCCTCTGCGATCCTTCAAGAGGGAAATGGAGCCACCATCAAGAAGGGAGATCGCGTCTGCTATCAAGGCATCGCGTTGAGCGCCGAAACGGGAAAGCAGGTTCAATCGACTTGGGAAGCCAACACGCCGCAATGCGACGTCGTCGTGAATTCAGCCTCGCTTGGCTCAACACGGTACGACCTGTTCGCGGGGCAGAAAATCAATACGACGATTGCAATCGCCTCGACTGACACTTCGCAGACGACATCTTCATCCGGCTCATACATCATGGCCCTCACCTTCGTTTCAAGGTCCAAGGCAATCACACGTGCCGAAGGCACAAAGGTAACGGACATTCCTTCGAATCTTCCCAAGGTCACTCTCGCTTCCAATGGCAAGCCGTCCATCGATCTGAATGGATATAAGCCCGGCAAGTCATTGGTCGTGCAAACCCTCATCAAGGGCAACGGCGCCAAGGTCAAGAGCACGAACACCATCAGCGCGAATTACACGGGCTGGCTCGCAAGCAATGCCAAGCAATTCGATTCCTCATGGGATAACGGCACGGCAAGCGACTTCAGCCTGAGCGAAGTCGTCACAGGCTGGAAGAAAGGTCTCGCCGGACAGACCGTCGGATCTCAGGTCCTGCTGATAGTTCCCCCCGACGAAGGCTACGGGTCGACGGCTCAGGGCAGCATTCCGGCGAATTCAACGCTTATCTTCGTCGTGGACATTCTCGCAGCGTACTGA